The following proteins come from a genomic window of Myroides odoratus DSM 2801:
- a CDS encoding Na+/H+ antiporter subunit C produces MELLLVVLVGILYSAGVYLMFRRSMVKLLLGLMMLGNGANILIFLMGELTKGKAPIIDEEHKQFFDAYADPVPQALILTAIVISFGLTAFAIVLLNKVYSTTGTDDLDSLNIQDLDI; encoded by the coding sequence ATGGAATTATTACTCGTAGTTTTAGTAGGTATATTATATTCTGCAGGCGTTTATTTAATGTTCCGCAGAAGTATGGTGAAGTTACTCCTCGGATTAATGATGTTGGGAAATGGCGCCAATATCCTTATTTTCTTAATGGGAGAATTAACCAAAGGAAAAGCACCAATTATTGATGAAGAACATAAACAGTTTTTTGATGCTTATGCCGATCCTGTGCCTCAGGCACTAATTTTGACCGCAATTGTAATCAGTTTCGGTTTAACCGCTTTCGCTATTGTTTTATTGAATAAGGTATATAGTACAACCGGTACAGATGATTTAGATTCCCTTAATATTCAAGATTTAGATATATGA
- a CDS encoding Na+/H+ antiporter subunit B, translated as MRKYQNKHHVLDSTILRTATNYLLPLLILFSLFVLLRGHYLSGGGFVGGLIASIAFVLHSFAYSTKQTLALFQFSPMRLIGIGLSLSIISAILPVFLGLPVMTGVWFAESVAVIGAVGTALFFDIGVYLVVIGVVLTILFTIAENV; from the coding sequence ATGAGGAAATATCAGAATAAACACCACGTTTTAGATTCAACAATCTTGCGTACGGCAACCAATTATTTATTGCCTTTATTGATTCTGTTCTCCTTGTTTGTATTGTTGAGAGGACATTATCTTTCTGGTGGAGGATTTGTAGGAGGATTAATCGCTTCTATTGCCTTCGTATTGCACTCTTTTGCGTATAGTACCAAACAGACCTTAGCCTTGTTTCAATTTTCGCCTATGCGTTTAATTGGTATTGGTCTATCGTTGTCTATTATAAGCGCAATATTACCCGTTTTTTTAGGGCTACCCGTGATGACAGGGGTATGGTTTGCCGAATCAGTTGCCGTGATTGGCGCAGTAGGTACCGCCTTGTTTTTTGATATCGGGGTTTATCTCGTTGTAATTGGCGTTGTGTTGACAATCCTATTTACAATCGCAGAAAATGTTTAA